From one Lycium barbarum isolate Lr01 chromosome 6, ASM1917538v2, whole genome shotgun sequence genomic stretch:
- the LOC132600259 gene encoding uncharacterized protein LOC132600259 isoform X2 — translation MGNLFAVMKPMLHCIMKVMGMTSQMVEIEPGTIMHFWVPNNKLPNKSKPAVVFVHGFVSNGIITWLFQVLSLRASGSDFAIYVPDLLFFGDSITDRPERSTDFQAECLAKGMKKLGVTKFSLVGLSYGGMVGFKLAQLYPDLVESMVMSSTVIELTESISNVSLKNIGFTNWPDFLLPKTISGVKVLLSIGSHKLPWLPEFFYRDFLEVMFGNRKEKMELLEALVVSDKDATISAPNYSQRIYILCGDDDKIFNMTVSDKMKDAENWEKMQQSNI, via the exons ATGGGAAACTTATTTGCCGTGATGAAGCCAATGTTGCATTGTATAATGAAAGTTATGGGAATGACATCCCAAATGGTGGAGATAGAACCAGGAACCATAATGCATTTTTGGGTTCCAAACAACAAATTACCAAACAAATCAAAGCCTGCAGTTGTATTTGTTCATGGATTTGTTTCCAATGGAATTATTACTTGGCTTTTTCAAGTGCTCTCCTTAAGAGCTTCAGGTTCCGATTTTGCGATCTACGTCCCTGATTTACTTTTCTTCGGAGACTCTATCACCGATCGTCCCGAACGGTCAACGGATTTTCAG gcAGAATGTTTAGCAAAAGGAATGAAGAAGCTGGGTGTGACTAAGTTTTCTCTTGTTGGGCTAAGTTATGGAGGAATGGTTGGTTTCAAGTTGGCTCAATTGTATCCTGACTTGGTTGAATCTATGGTTATGTCAAGTACAGTTATAGAGTTAACTGAGTCTATTAGCAATGTTTCGTTGAAGAACATTGGGTTCACAAATTGGCCTGATTTTCTTTTGCCAAAAACTATCTCTGGAGTCAAAGTGCTTCTATCTATTGGCTCCCACAAGTTGCCATGGTTGCCTGAATTTTTCTACAGGGATTTTCTTGAG GTAATGTTTGGAAACAGAAAGGAGAAAATGGAACTTCTTGAAGCTTTAGTAGTTAGTGACAAAGACGCCACTATCAGTGCCCCTAATTACTCTCAG AGGATTTACATTTTATGCGGAGACGACGACAAGATTTTTAATATGACAGTTTCTGATAAGATGAAAGA TGCAGAAAATTGGGAGAAAATGCAACAATCCAATATATAA
- the LOC132600259 gene encoding uncharacterized protein LOC132600259 isoform X1 — MGNLFAVMKPMLHCIMKVMGMTSQMVEIEPGTIMHFWVPNNKLPNKSKPAVVFVHGFVSNGIITWLFQVLSLRASGSDFAIYVPDLLFFGDSITDRPERSTDFQAECLAKGMKKLGVTKFSLVGLSYGGMVGFKLAQLYPDLVESMVMSSTVIELTESISNVSLKNIGFTNWPDFLLPKTISGVKVLLSIGSHKLPWLPEFFYRDFLEVMFGNRKEKMELLEALVVSDKDATISAPNYSQRIYILCGDDDKIFNMTVSDKMKEKLGENATIQYIKSAGHLVQLERPCTYNHYLKKFLSHS; from the exons ATGGGAAACTTATTTGCCGTGATGAAGCCAATGTTGCATTGTATAATGAAAGTTATGGGAATGACATCCCAAATGGTGGAGATAGAACCAGGAACCATAATGCATTTTTGGGTTCCAAACAACAAATTACCAAACAAATCAAAGCCTGCAGTTGTATTTGTTCATGGATTTGTTTCCAATGGAATTATTACTTGGCTTTTTCAAGTGCTCTCCTTAAGAGCTTCAGGTTCCGATTTTGCGATCTACGTCCCTGATTTACTTTTCTTCGGAGACTCTATCACCGATCGTCCCGAACGGTCAACGGATTTTCAG gcAGAATGTTTAGCAAAAGGAATGAAGAAGCTGGGTGTGACTAAGTTTTCTCTTGTTGGGCTAAGTTATGGAGGAATGGTTGGTTTCAAGTTGGCTCAATTGTATCCTGACTTGGTTGAATCTATGGTTATGTCAAGTACAGTTATAGAGTTAACTGAGTCTATTAGCAATGTTTCGTTGAAGAACATTGGGTTCACAAATTGGCCTGATTTTCTTTTGCCAAAAACTATCTCTGGAGTCAAAGTGCTTCTATCTATTGGCTCCCACAAGTTGCCATGGTTGCCTGAATTTTTCTACAGGGATTTTCTTGAG GTAATGTTTGGAAACAGAAAGGAGAAAATGGAACTTCTTGAAGCTTTAGTAGTTAGTGACAAAGACGCCACTATCAGTGCCCCTAATTACTCTCAG AGGATTTACATTTTATGCGGAGACGACGACAAGATTTTTAATATGACAGTTTCTGATAAGATGAAAGA AAAATTGGGAGAAAATGCAACAATCCAATATATAAAAAGTGCGGGACATCTGGTTCAATTGGAGCGACCATGCACTTACAATCATTATCTCAAGAAATTTCTTTCACACTCGTGA